The Amycolatopsis solani genome segment TGCTGAGCCTGGCGTTCGAGGAACTGACTCCCGAAGGCGCGAAGCTGCTTTCGCAGGGCGTGCTCGACCTGCTGGAGGGACAGGCCGCCGACCTGGACTTCGAGCAGCGCGACGACGTGACGCCACCGGAGTGCGTCCGGATGGCCACCGGCAAGACGGCGGCCCTGATCGGCGCCGCCTGCGAACTCGGCGCCCTCCACGGCACCCGCCCGGCGGCCCCGTTCGGCGCGTTCGGCCGGGCGGCGGGCTTGGCGTTCCAGCACGTCGACGACCTGCTCGGCATCTGGGGCAACCCCGCGGAGACGGGCAAACCGGTGTACTCGGACCTGCAGAACCGCAAGAAGTCCCTCCCGGTGGTGACGGCGCTGTCGTCGGGCACCGAGGCGGGCGCGGAGCTGGCGTCGCTCTACGAAGGCACGGACCCCCTGGACGACACGCAACTGACCCGCGCGGCCGCGCTGGTGGAGTCAGCGGGCGGCCGCCAGTGGAGCCAAGCCCAGTCGGCGGCCCTGGTGGCGAAGGGCCTGCGGGAGCTGTCGTCGGTCACCCCAGCCGCCCGCCCGGCGGCGGAGCTGGCGGCACTGGCCCGGCTGATCACGACCCGGACGCACTGAGTCCGGAGGGGGAATGGCTCGGCGCGCAGGTTGGCGCGCCGACGGGGTAGCACGTGCGGTCGGCGCGGCCGCACGTGCCCACGCCGAGCGACCCGCTCGAGCCACAGCGAGCCACCGCACCGGCTCGCCCGCACGCGAGGCCCGGCACCGCCACCCGGGCCCAGACGCACCTCGCCCGCCGACCGCCCACGCGATCCGCACGTCAGGGCGCGAGTCATCGACCGGCTCGCCCGCACGCGAGGGCCCGGCACCGCCACGCGGCCCCCGCCGCGCCTCGCCCGCCGCGGGAAGCAGGCCGGCCGCGCAGCTCACTTGCCGGGGCGGGTCAAGCCGTCCTCGTCCGCCTTCAGGCTCAGGATGTTCTTGTCCGTGTCCGCCAACGCCTTCGTCACCGGCCCCGACCTCTCCGAAGTCGACAAGTCGACCAAGCGGATCGGCGCGTCCAGCTTGATCAGCGTCGGCACATACTCCGCCTTGTCCACCTTCCACCGCTCGCCGTCACGCACGAACCGGAACCGTGCCGCCGCGCCCTCCTCCGTGTCGCCGCGGGGCTCGGAGTGGCGGGCGATGCTGTTGCCGAGCCCGTAGGCCACCCACTTGTCGCCGAGCTTCTCGAACGGCTGGACCACGTGCGCGTGGTGGCCGATGATCAGGTCGACGTCGTCCGACGCCAGGATCTTCTTCGCCTGCGACCGCTGCTCCGCCGTCGGCTCGTGCTGGTACTCCACACCCCAGTGCAGGCTCGCGATCACAACCTGCGCCCCCGCCTCGCGCGCCTTCCGCGCGGCCGACAGGACGTCGTCGACGTCGATCTGGTTGGCCAGCCACGGTTTGCCGGCCGGCACCTTGATGCCGTTGAACCCGAAGGCGTACGACACCTGCGCCACCTTGACGCCGTTGACGTCCACGACCAGGGGTTTCGCCGCTTCCGACGCCGAGCGCGCGGAGCCGGTGTGCTTGATGCCCACCGCGTCCAGCTTGTCGAGGGTCCGCTTCACACCGTCGGCGCCCTGGTCGATCGTGTGGTTGGACGACGTCGAGCACGTGTCGTAGCCGGTGTCCTTGAGCGCGTCGGCGATCTCCGGCGGCGCGCTGAACGACGGGTACCCGCTGTACGGCCCGCCTTCCGGCGCCAGCGGCGTCTCGAGGTGGCAGATCCCGAGGTCGGCGCCGGAGATCAGCGGCTGGATCCCGGCCAGCAGCGGCCGGTAGTCGATCTTGCCGCCGCCGTCGGCCTCGGCCTGCTCGGTCAGCGCGGGGTGGATGAGGACGTCGCCGGTCGCGACGACGCTGAACGAGCCGTCCGGGGCAGCCGCCGAGGACGACGCCGTCTCCGGGAACGGGGTCGGGGCCGGGCCGGACTGCGGCGGGCTGCTGCAGCCGGCCACCAGGACGGCGACTCCGGCGAGCGCGGCGACGCGGTGCTTCGTCATCGGTCCCCCTCCTGACGTGGTCCGGCCATCCTGCCAGTCGGGCGAACCCGGCAGAGAGGGCATCCCGGTCATCACCAACTCCCACCACAGTCGACAACACCGCTCAGAACATTCCCACAGGACAAAACCGGACAACGCGCAGCCCAGCGGGGAAAAAATACGATAAATGGCGCCCTCTAATGCCACGATGCAACTACGGAGAGTAGGTCTCGCTCCGCTAACTGCGGC includes the following:
- a CDS encoding polyprenyl synthetase family protein; its protein translation is MTTMDARTAPRSVADVLAWSKSLVDPALRTAAERLPDTMRRVAGYHFGWWDAQGEPSSADGGKALRPALVLLCAEAAGGDPADAVPAAVAVELVHNFSLLHDDVMDGDTTRRHRPTAWTVFGTGPAVLAGDALLSLAFEELTPEGAKLLSQGVLDLLEGQAADLDFEQRDDVTPPECVRMATGKTAALIGAACELGALHGTRPAAPFGAFGRAAGLAFQHVDDLLGIWGNPAETGKPVYSDLQNRKKSLPVVTALSSGTEAGAELASLYEGTDPLDDTQLTRAAALVESAGGRQWSQAQSAALVAKGLRELSSVTPAARPAAELAALARLITTRTH
- a CDS encoding CapA family protein gives rise to the protein MTKHRVAALAGVAVLVAGCSSPPQSGPAPTPFPETASSSAAAPDGSFSVVATGDVLIHPALTEQAEADGGGKIDYRPLLAGIQPLISGADLGICHLETPLAPEGGPYSGYPSFSAPPEIADALKDTGYDTCSTSSNHTIDQGADGVKRTLDKLDAVGIKHTGSARSASEAAKPLVVDVNGVKVAQVSYAFGFNGIKVPAGKPWLANQIDVDDVLSAARKAREAGAQVVIASLHWGVEYQHEPTAEQRSQAKKILASDDVDLIIGHHAHVVQPFEKLGDKWVAYGLGNSIARHSEPRGDTEEGAAARFRFVRDGERWKVDKAEYVPTLIKLDAPIRLVDLSTSERSGPVTKALADTDKNILSLKADEDGLTRPGK